The window GCGCTCGCTCCTCGCCGGGACGGAGCCGCGGCAGATCGAGGGACGCTTCTCCCCGGTGTCGTTTGCCGAGGCGACGCTGGCCATGCTGCGCCCGGCGGGTGCGGCGGGTGTTCCCGAGCTGTACACCTCGCTCGTGCCCGCCCAGATCGCCACGCTGCTCGACGCGGCGGAGGACACCGCCGTGCGCGCGGCACTGCAGGCGTACCGGGCGATCCTCGTGGGCGGGCAGGCGCTGCCGGAGCCGCTCAGGGAGCGCGCGGGCGACCTGGGCGTGCGGATCGTGCGCACCTACGGCTCGACCGAGACCAGCGGCGGCTGCGTGTACGACGGCGTGCCGCTCGACACGGTCGCGGTGCGGGTGGTCGACGGCGAGCTCCGCATCGCCGGACCCATGCTCGCGGAGGGCTACCTGGGCGACGGCTCGCTCACGGCTCGCACCTTCCTGCACGACGAGCACGGCATCCGGTGGTACCGCACGGGCGACCTCGGCCTCGTGGAGGACGGGGTCGTGCGCGTGCACGGCCGGGCGGACAACGTGATCGTGTCGGGCGGGATCAACATCTCGCTGGACAGGGTGGAGGGCATCGTGCGGCGCGTGCCGGGGCTGCACGAGGCGGTGGTGGTGCCGGTGCCGGACGAGCGCTGGGGTGAGGCGTCGGTGATCGTCGCGCCGCGGGGCGAGGTGCTGCGGCGCAGCGAGGCGGAACAGCTGGGGCAGGCGCGCGAGGCGGTGGCGGCCGAGATCGGCGCGCACGCCCGTCCCTCGCGTCTCGTCCTGGTCGACGAGCTCGCGGTGCTGTCGTCGGGGAAGCCCGACCGCGAGGCGATCCGCCGGTCGGTCGCGGAACTGCACTGAGGCGTCGCCCGCCCGCGGTCCTGCCAGACTGGGGCGCATGGCCACGTACACGCACGGACACCACGAATCCGTCCTCCGCTCGCACAACGTGCGCGACATCGCCAACTCGGCCGCGTACCTCCGCCCGCACCTCACCGCGCAGACGCGACTGCTCGACGTCGGGGCGGGTCCCGGCAGCATCACGGTCGACTTCGCCGGGGCGGTCGCACACGTCACCGCGACCGAGATCGACGAGTCGGCGCTGTCGCTCTCGCGCGAGCTGGCGGCGCAGCGCGGCCTCGACAACCTCTCCTTCTCGGTGGAGGACGTGCACGCGCTGAGCTTCGCCGACGACACGTTCGACGTGGTGCACGCGCATCAGGTGCTGCAGCACGTGGCCGATCCGGTGCAGGCGCTACGGGAGATGCGGCGTGTGACCGTGCCGGGCGGCCTCGTCGCCGCGCGCGATGCCGACTACGCGGGCTTCCTGTGGTTCCCGGTGCTGCCGGAGCTCGACCGGTGGCTCGACCTCTACCGCCGGGCCGCGCGTGCGAACGGGGGCGAGCCGGACGCGGGGCGGCGGCTGCTGGCGTGGGCCCGCGCGGCGGGCTTCGGCGAGGTCACCGCGACCGCGTCCACGTGGTGCTACGCGACCCCGGAGGAGCGCGACTGGTGGGGCGGCATGTGGGCCGACCGCATCCTGGAGTCCGCCCTCGCCCGGCAGCTCGTGGACGAGGGCTTGGCGACCCCGGCCGACCTGCGCGACATCAGCGAGGCGTGGCGGCGGTGGGCGGGCGACGGCGACGGCTGGTTCCTCGTGCCGCACGGCGAGATCCTCGCGCGGGCGTGAGCGGCGGATACATCGGCAGACGGATGTCTCGCCCGGCGTGCTCGCGTAGCGTGGGGGAGTGATCCGGCCGCTCTCCCGCACGGCGCTCATCCTCGACATCGTCGGGGCGGTGCTGCTGTTCGTCATCTTCACTCCGATGTCGGTGGTGTTCTACGCGCCGCCGGTCACCGGAGAGCCGGTCGCGGGCGCCGCGGTGGCGGCGGTCGTCGTCGCCGGGCTCCTGATGTTCGGCGCGGTGGCGATCGGCCGGCTGTCTCCCGGGCTGGCGCTCGTGGGCGCCTGGGCCGGCGCGATCGTCCAGATGCTCGCCGGCTTCGGGCCGCTGCCGATCGACCTCGCGATCCTGCTGGTGCTGTACGCCACGTCGGCCTGGGGGTCGCGCCGCGTGCTGTGGTGGGGCCTCGGCTCGGTGATCGTCGGCGGCGTGATCGCGGCGCTCTACATGGTGTTCGTCAGCGGGGTCGCGTTCGGCACCGGCACCGGGTGGGAGCTCGTGACGGGCGGCACGCTGCTGCTCGCGGCATCCATCATGGCCCTCGGCTTCGCGTGGGTGTGCGGTCTGCTGTGGCGCGTGGTGCTGCGGTCGCGGCGCACCAGGGCGGCGCAGCTGCAGGCCGAGGCGCTCGCGGCGGAGGAGCAGGAGCGCGTGCGCATCGCCCGCGACATGCACGACATCGTGGCGCACTCGCTCGCGGTCGTGATCGCGCAGGCCGACGGGGCCCGGTACGCCGCGGCCGTGAAGCCCGAGATGGCGACCGAGGCCCTCGGCACGATCGCCCAGACGGCCCGCGGTGCGTTGAGCGACGTGCGGATGCTGCTCACCCAGCTGCGGCACCGCCAGGGCGACGGTCCGCAGCCCACCCTCGCCGATCTGGAGACGCTGTTCGCGCAGGTGCGCCAGGCAGGTATCGAGCCGCGCGTCACGGTCGACCCGATGCCGCCGGGGGAGCCGCCGGGGGCGATCCAGCTCGCGGTCTACCGCATCCTGCAGGAGGCCCTGACGAACGCGATCCGGCACGGCGACGGGGCGGTCGACGTGCACCTGGCCTGGCTCCCCGACCGCGTGGACATCCAGGTGCGCAACACGGTGGCGGCCGACGCCCCGCCGTCCGCACCGGGCGGGCACGGACTGATCGGGATGCGGGAGCGCGCGCAGCTGGTCGGCGGTAGTCTGCACACCGAGCGCCGTGGTGCGCAGTTCGTCGTCCAGAGCAGCCTGCCGATCGGAGCCTCCCAGTGATCAGAGTCGTGCTCGTCGACGACCAGGCCCTGTTCCGCGCCGGGATCCGCATGCTGGTGGCCTCGCAGCCCGACCTCGAGGTCGTGGGGGAGGCGGGCGACGGCAGGGAGGCGCTCGCGGTGGTCGCCACGACGCGGCCCGACGTGGTGCTGATGGACATCCGGATGCCGGTGATGGACGGCCTGACCGCGACCGCGGAGATCCTCGCCCGTCCGGAGCCTCCGCGGATCGTGATGCTCACCACGTTCGACCTCGACGAGGCCGCGGCCCGCGCGATCCGGCAGGGCGCGAGCGGCTTCCTCCTCAAAGACGCCGATCCGGAGTTCCTGCTCGCGGCGATCCGCACGGTGCACGCGGGGTCCAGCGTGATCGCGGCGTCGGCGACCCGCGAGCTGTTCGCGCACTTCGCCGAGGCGCCCCGCCCCGTCCCGCCGCAGTACGGCGAGCTGACCGAGCGCGAGCGGGAGATCTTCGCGCTCGCCGCGCGGGGTCTGTCGAACGCGGAGATCGCGGCGCGGGAGTTCCTGAGCGAGGCGACCGTGAAGACGCACATCAGCCGGATCCTCACGAAGCTGGCGCTGCGCGACCGCGTGCAGCTGGTGGTGTTCGCTTTCGAGCACGGTCTGGCCTGAGCGCGACCGCGTCCTCCGCGAGATCATCCTTCCGATGTATCGGGATGCTCCCGATGGGCGACGCGGTGCCCTGGACGGCGGAAATAGCGTCGAGGACATGGAGATCACGACCAGCGACCTCGGGCTCGCCGCCCGCGTCCAGCACCTGAAGAAGACCTACGGCTCCGGTGAGGGCACGGTCCACGCGCTCGACGACGTGAGCGTCGGCATCCGCCGCGGCCAGTTCACCGCGATCATGGGGCCGTCCGGCTCCGGCAAGTCCACGCTCATGCACATCATGGCCGGGCTCGACAGCCCCACCGAGGGCCGGGCGTGGATCGGCGACACCGAGATCACGGGGCTGAGCGACCTCGACCTCACGCTGCTCCGGCGCCGCCGCGTCGGCTTCATCTTCCAGGCGTTCAACCTGGTGCCCACGCTCGACGCCCTCGGCAACATCCTGCTGCCGTTCGAGCTCGACGGTCGCCGGCCGAGCGCGATCGAGCGGGCCCGCATCGACGGCCTCATCGACACCCTCGGTCTCGGGCCGCGCCTCGCGCACCGTCCCCACCAGCTGTCGGGCGGCCAGCAGCAGCGGGTCGCGATCGCCAGGGCGCTCGCCACGGCCCCCGACCTCGTGTTCGCCGACGAGCCCACCGGCAACCTCGACTCGAAGACCGGTCGGGAGGTGCTGCGCCTGCTCGCCTCCGCGAGCCGCGAGCACGGCCAGTCCATCGCGATGGTCACGCACGACGCGATCGCCGCGAGCCACGCCGACCGGGTGCTGTACCTGGGCGACGGCCGCATCGTCGCCGACCACCCCCGCCAGACCGCCGAGCAGATCTCCGCGTACATGCTGGCCGCCGAGGTGACGGCATGACCGCCGTCGCGACCGTCGTCCCGGAGACCAGGGCGACCGGTCCTCGCCTGGGCTGGCTGCGCGACCGCGGCATGGGTGCGAGCATCCTGGTCGCGGCGCTGTCCGCCGCCTTCGGCGTCTTCCTCGTCGAGATCACCGCCTACATCGGCGCGGTGCTCCAGTCCGACCCGTTCATCGGCGACAGCGGCACCCTCGCCGTCGTCGTCGCGATCCTCTCGGTGCTGCTCACCGCGGTGGCCATGTACGTCGCCGCGATCGTCACGGCCAACACGTTCTCGACCATCATCGCCGGCCGCACCCGTCAGATCGCCCTGCTGCGCCTGATCGGTGCCACGGCGCGCTCGCAGCGCGGACAGGTCGGACGACAGGGACTCATGGTGGGTCTGCTCGGTGCCGCCATCGGGCTCCTCGCCGGTCTCGCGCTCTCCGCGGCGGCCGTCGAGATCGGGGGACGGTTCGTCGCCAACGCCCCGACGGACTTCACGCTCGCGCAGCCCGCGCTCGCACTCCCGGCGATCGGCGTCGCGCTCACGACGTGGGCGGCCGCGTGGGTGGGGTCGCGCCGCGTGCTCGCTGTCACGCCGCTGCAGGCGCTCGGCGGAGCGGTCGAGCGCACGCACGATGAGGTCTCGGGCCGGACGGGGCGCCACGTGGGGGCGTGGGTGCTGCTGATCTCGGGTGCCGCGCTGCTCGCGGGCGGCGTGATCCTCGGGCTCGTGACCCCGCTCGGCGTGGTCGTGGCGTTCTTCGGCGGCATCCTGTCGTTCACCGGGCTCGCGCTCGGTTCGGTGCTGTTCATGCCGCCCGTGCTGCGGCTCGTCGGTCGCCTGTTCGGATCGAGCGCGACCGCACGGCTCGCGGCCGAGAACGCCCTCCGCTACCCGGAGCGCTCGTCGCGCATGGCGATCGGCGTCGTGATGGGCGTGACCCTCGTGACCATGTTCGCCGTGGCCCTCGAGTCCGCCAAGCGCCTCATGATGAGCCAGACCACCGAGGAGATCCCGCCGGAGTTCTTCGCGCCGTTCGACGCCTTCGCGGCCATCATGATGGTGCTCGTGGCGGTGTCGGCGGTGATCGCCGCGGTCGGCCTGGTCAACCTGCTCACGATCGGGGTCGTGCAGCGTCGGCGTGAGCTGGGGCTGCTGCGGTCGATCGGCCTCTCCAACGGACAGGTGCGCCGCTTGGTGCTGCTGGAGGCGACGCACATCACGGTCGCCGCGACCCTCACCGGGCTCGTGCTCGGCGTGGCCTACGGCTGGATCGCGGCGCAGTCGCTGCTCGGCTCGGTGCCCACGCTGCCGGAGTTCACCCCGGCCGGCCTCGTCGCCCCGCAGGTGCCGTGGCTGCCGGTCGTGATCATCGTCGCGGCGACCGCGGTCCTCACGCTCGTGGCGGCCGCGACGCCCACGCGCCTCGCGACGCGCGTGGCACCGGTCGAGGCGCTCGCCGCGGACTGACGCCCCTAGGCTGGACGGGTGCCGTCGCCGTTCGATCAGTCCACGTATCAGGTCCGCCTCGACTGGGGGGTCGCCGGGCTCCGGCGGCTCGCGCCGTCCGACGTGATCGTGGTGGTCGACGTGCTGCGGTTCTCGTCCGTCGTGGCGGAGGCTGTCGCGGAGGGCGCCGAGGTCCCGCTGGCCGGAGCGCTCGAGTGGTCGCGCAACGGGGCGGCGGTCGCGGCCGCTGCTCCGGCCGAGGCCACGGTGCTGCTCGGCTCGCTGCGCAACGCCCGGGCCGTGGCCGCAGCGGTGCAGGCGGAGCAGGAGCGTCGTCAGGGCCGCACCTCGGTCGCGATCATCCCGGCGGGAGAGCTCGACGAGGCAGGGGAGCTGCGCTTCGCCGCGGAGGACCTGCTGGGGGCCGGAGCGATCGCGGCGGCGCTCACCGACCGCGGCATCGACCACACGGCACCCGATGCGGCCGTCGCGGCCGAGGGTTTCCGGGCGCTGCGGCGGGCGCTGCGGCACCTGGTGGGGGCCACCGGCTCCGCGCGCGAGCTCGCGGCGGGCGTCGCGGCCACGGAGCGCCTGACCGCTGCGGGGCTCACCCCCCTCGCCCCCGTCGAGGCTGCGGCACTGGATGCGATCGACGCGGTGCCGGTGCTGCGCGAGGGGCGGTTCGTCCGCCACACCTGAGCGCGCGGTGCCACCGGTCACACGGCGGTCCGCCGCGCCGGCGAGCCGATGACGGTGGCGCGGCGTAGGGTCGGGGCATGAGATACCTCCCCGCTCTCATCGTCGACGCCGTGCTCGTCCTGGTCTTCGCCGCGATCGGGCGGGCATCCCATCAAGAAGACCCGGCCGGGTTCCTCCTCACCGCCTGGCCCTTCCTGGCCGCGCTGCTGGTCGGATACGCGGTGGCGCTGCTGCTCCCGGCACGACCGCGGCGACCGTGGTCGCTGGCGTGGGGTGCCGTCGTGTGGGTCGTCACGGTCGCGGGCGGCATGCTGTTGCGAGTGCTGAGCGGCGACACGGCCGAGGTGCCCTTCATCGTGGTCGCGTCGATCGTGCTGGGGCTGTTCCTGGTGGGCTGGCGCGGGCTCGCGGCGCTGGTGCGGCGTCTGCGCGCGTCGTCCGACCGGGGCTCGGCCTCCGCGCCGCAGACCCGCCCGTCGGCGGCGGCGTTCCCCGCGGCCGTGCCGGAACCGGGTGCGGCGGCCACGCGTGCCCCGGAGGCGTCGGCGGCGGACGATCCCGCCGAGGCGCCGGAGTCGCGCGACCCCGATCCCGCCTGAGCCGGGTCACGGCGGACGGCGACTGCGCGGAGACTTGGAGCCGCGGGCGTCGTCAGCGCGGCAGCTGCGCAGCGAGTCGGGCGTCCGTGGTGATCTCGCGGCGCGTCCAGGCGAACAGGTGCCGGGAGTCGAACGTGCGCGAGCACCGGGCGCACGAGGTGGCCCGCGTCGGGCGGCGGTGGCGATAGGTCACGTGCCCCGCGGGGCAGTGC of the Microbacterium sufflavum genome contains:
- a CDS encoding sensor histidine kinase; protein product: MIRPLSRTALILDIVGAVLLFVIFTPMSVVFYAPPVTGEPVAGAAVAAVVVAGLLMFGAVAIGRLSPGLALVGAWAGAIVQMLAGFGPLPIDLAILLVLYATSAWGSRRVLWWGLGSVIVGGVIAALYMVFVSGVAFGTGTGWELVTGGTLLLAASIMALGFAWVCGLLWRVVLRSRRTRAAQLQAEALAAEEQERVRIARDMHDIVAHSLAVVIAQADGARYAAAVKPEMATEALGTIAQTARGALSDVRMLLTQLRHRQGDGPQPTLADLETLFAQVRQAGIEPRVTVDPMPPGEPPGAIQLAVYRILQEALTNAIRHGDGAVDVHLAWLPDRVDIQVRNTVAADAPPSAPGGHGLIGMRERAQLVGGSLHTERRGAQFVVQSSLPIGASQ
- a CDS encoding class I SAM-dependent methyltransferase, whose protein sequence is MATYTHGHHESVLRSHNVRDIANSAAYLRPHLTAQTRLLDVGAGPGSITVDFAGAVAHVTATEIDESALSLSRELAAQRGLDNLSFSVEDVHALSFADDTFDVVHAHQVLQHVADPVQALREMRRVTVPGGLVAARDADYAGFLWFPVLPELDRWLDLYRRAARANGGEPDAGRRLLAWARAAGFGEVTATASTWCYATPEERDWWGGMWADRILESALARQLVDEGLATPADLRDISEAWRRWAGDGDGWFLVPHGEILARA
- a CDS encoding DUF3054 domain-containing protein — translated: MRYLPALIVDAVLVLVFAAIGRASHQEDPAGFLLTAWPFLAALLVGYAVALLLPARPRRPWSLAWGAVVWVVTVAGGMLLRVLSGDTAEVPFIVVASIVLGLFLVGWRGLAALVRRLRASSDRGSASAPQTRPSAAAFPAAVPEPGAAATRAPEASAADDPAEAPESRDPDPA
- a CDS encoding response regulator; this translates as MIRVVLVDDQALFRAGIRMLVASQPDLEVVGEAGDGREALAVVATTRPDVVLMDIRMPVMDGLTATAEILARPEPPRIVMLTTFDLDEAAARAIRQGASGFLLKDADPEFLLAAIRTVHAGSSVIAASATRELFAHFAEAPRPVPPQYGELTEREREIFALAARGLSNAEIAAREFLSEATVKTHISRILTKLALRDRVQLVVFAFEHGLA
- a CDS encoding ABC transporter permease, whose translation is MTAVATVVPETRATGPRLGWLRDRGMGASILVAALSAAFGVFLVEITAYIGAVLQSDPFIGDSGTLAVVVAILSVLLTAVAMYVAAIVTANTFSTIIAGRTRQIALLRLIGATARSQRGQVGRQGLMVGLLGAAIGLLAGLALSAAAVEIGGRFVANAPTDFTLAQPALALPAIGVALTTWAAAWVGSRRVLAVTPLQALGGAVERTHDEVSGRTGRHVGAWVLLISGAALLAGGVILGLVTPLGVVVAFFGGILSFTGLALGSVLFMPPVLRLVGRLFGSSATARLAAENALRYPERSSRMAIGVVMGVTLVTMFAVALESAKRLMMSQTTEEIPPEFFAPFDAFAAIMMVLVAVSAVIAAVGLVNLLTIGVVQRRRELGLLRSIGLSNGQVRRLVLLEATHITVAATLTGLVLGVAYGWIAAQSLLGSVPTLPEFTPAGLVAPQVPWLPVVIIVAATAVLTLVAAATPTRLATRVAPVEALAAD
- a CDS encoding ABC transporter ATP-binding protein, which encodes MEITTSDLGLAARVQHLKKTYGSGEGTVHALDDVSVGIRRGQFTAIMGPSGSGKSTLMHIMAGLDSPTEGRAWIGDTEITGLSDLDLTLLRRRRVGFIFQAFNLVPTLDALGNILLPFELDGRRPSAIERARIDGLIDTLGLGPRLAHRPHQLSGGQQQRVAIARALATAPDLVFADEPTGNLDSKTGREVLRLLASASREHGQSIAMVTHDAIAASHADRVLYLGDGRIVADHPRQTAEQISAYMLAAEVTA
- a CDS encoding AMP-binding protein — its product is MTALIPTDAEDTGQLRDALQRTLDGGPALGFGMLGGAPEHVADGIAAVIATSGSSGIPKRVALSAEALRASAEATAARIGEGRWLLALPAGYVAGLQVMVRSLLAGTEPRQIEGRFSPVSFAEATLAMLRPAGAAGVPELYTSLVPAQIATLLDAAEDTAVRAALQAYRAILVGGQALPEPLRERAGDLGVRIVRTYGSTETSGGCVYDGVPLDTVAVRVVDGELRIAGPMLAEGYLGDGSLTARTFLHDEHGIRWYRTGDLGLVEDGVVRVHGRADNVIVSGGINISLDRVEGIVRRVPGLHEAVVVPVPDERWGEASVIVAPRGEVLRRSEAEQLGQAREAVAAEIGAHARPSRLVLVDELAVLSSGKPDREAIRRSVAELH
- a CDS encoding 2-phosphosulfolactate phosphatase; the protein is MPSPFDQSTYQVRLDWGVAGLRRLAPSDVIVVVDVLRFSSVVAEAVAEGAEVPLAGALEWSRNGAAVAAAAPAEATVLLGSLRNARAVAAAVQAEQERRQGRTSVAIIPAGELDEAGELRFAAEDLLGAGAIAAALTDRGIDHTAPDAAVAAEGFRALRRALRHLVGATGSARELAAGVAATERLTAAGLTPLAPVEAAALDAIDAVPVLREGRFVRHT